One region of Cryptosporangium phraense genomic DNA includes:
- a CDS encoding ABC transporter permease, which yields MLRLLVNRLALSVPLLFVVSVLVFGLASLVPGDAARTILGEQATPQAVDYLRNQMGLDRPWYDRYGSWLAGVLHGDFGTSILSGQDVWTTLNTRLSVTLSLVLTALVVSTVIGVALGLVSAVRGGFLGRLVDVVSLIGLALPNFWIAIVLVSLFAVQFRLFPATGYVPLTTSPSEWISSLAMPVAALSLLGIAVIGKQTRDSVLDTLDAEYVRVLRANGVSERRILFVHVLRNAAIPIVTAMGVVAVGMVGGSVFIESVFVLPGLGSLATQSTLDHDLPVILGLGVYFTVLVIVANLLVDVAYGFLNPKVRAS from the coding sequence ATGCTCCGGCTTCTCGTCAACCGGCTGGCGTTGTCGGTACCGCTGCTGTTCGTCGTCTCCGTACTGGTCTTCGGGCTGGCGTCGCTGGTGCCCGGTGACGCCGCCCGGACGATCCTCGGCGAACAGGCGACGCCGCAGGCCGTCGACTACCTGCGGAACCAGATGGGGCTCGACCGGCCCTGGTACGACCGGTACGGCAGCTGGCTGGCGGGAGTCCTGCACGGCGACTTCGGCACCTCGATCCTGAGCGGTCAGGACGTCTGGACGACGCTGAACACCCGGTTGAGCGTCACGCTGTCGCTGGTGCTCACGGCCCTGGTCGTGAGCACGGTGATCGGCGTGGCGCTGGGCCTGGTCAGCGCCGTCCGGGGCGGGTTCCTCGGCCGCCTGGTCGACGTCGTGTCGCTGATCGGGCTGGCGCTGCCGAACTTCTGGATCGCGATCGTGCTGGTCTCGCTGTTCGCCGTGCAGTTCCGGCTCTTCCCGGCCACCGGGTACGTCCCGCTCACGACGTCGCCGTCGGAGTGGATCAGCTCGCTGGCGATGCCGGTGGCCGCGCTGAGCCTGCTCGGCATCGCGGTCATCGGGAAGCAGACCCGCGACTCGGTGCTCGACACGCTCGACGCCGAGTACGTGCGGGTCCTGCGGGCCAACGGGGTGTCGGAACGGCGCATCCTGTTCGTCCACGTGCTGCGCAACGCGGCGATCCCGATCGTCACCGCGATGGGCGTGGTGGCCGTCGGCATGGTCGGCGGTTCGGTGTTCATCGAGAGCGTGTTCGTCCTGCCCGGCCTGGGCAGCCTCGCGACCCAGTCGACGCTCGACCACGACCTGCCGGTGATCCTGGGCCTCGGCGTCTACTTCACCGTGCTCGTCATCGTCGCGAACCTGCTGGTCGACGTGGCCTACGGATTCCTCAACCCGAAGGTGCGGGCCTCATGA
- a CDS encoding alpha/beta fold hydrolase codes for MPYLDVSGTKLWYDEYGTGPDVVVSCASGFSTYPAVLAEPPIGARVFTLQARGFGRSDHQSEPPAQGWLDQWGDDVLALADHVGAERFVYTGVSHGAGIGWHLAWRHPERLRALISVVGTPHDRTGDTSSSAGRRKVIENRGNVEEIERQFQVLGGPTDTPEQAELRERTIGAIVRKHVTYTDEEARINQGMPFPQATTNDAVAAILRTIDLPVLILAGMRDGVISPESTLRAARSVKRAKAVLFEDEGHFVAEERPQRLVPEIAIFLDELAGAR; via the coding sequence GTGCCCTATCTTGATGTGTCCGGAACGAAGCTCTGGTACGACGAGTACGGCACCGGCCCGGACGTCGTCGTGTCCTGCGCGTCCGGGTTCAGCACGTACCCGGCGGTGCTCGCCGAACCGCCGATCGGCGCGCGGGTGTTCACGCTCCAGGCCCGCGGATTCGGCCGGTCCGACCACCAGTCCGAGCCCCCCGCGCAGGGCTGGCTCGACCAGTGGGGCGACGACGTCCTGGCGCTGGCCGATCACGTCGGGGCCGAGCGGTTCGTCTACACCGGGGTCTCGCACGGGGCCGGCATCGGCTGGCACCTGGCCTGGCGTCACCCCGAGCGGCTGCGCGCGCTGATCTCGGTCGTCGGCACGCCGCACGATCGCACCGGCGACACGTCGTCGTCGGCCGGGCGCCGGAAGGTGATCGAGAACCGGGGCAACGTCGAGGAGATCGAACGGCAGTTCCAGGTCCTCGGCGGTCCGACCGACACCCCGGAGCAGGCCGAACTCCGGGAGCGGACCATCGGCGCGATCGTCCGCAAGCACGTGACGTACACCGACGAGGAGGCCCGGATCAACCAGGGCATGCCGTTCCCGCAGGCGACGACCAACGACGCGGTGGCCGCGATCCTGCGCACCATCGACCTGCCGGTGCTGATCCTGGCCGGGATGCGCGACGGCGTGATCTCGCCGGAGTCGACGCTGCGGGCGGCCCGGAGCGTCAAGCGGGCCAAGGCCGTGCTGTTCGAGGACGAGGGGCACTTCGTGGCCGAGGAGCGTCCGCAGCGGCTGGTGCCGGAGATCGCGATCTTCCTGGACGAGCTGGCCGGTGCCCGATGA
- a CDS encoding dipeptide/oligopeptide/nickel ABC transporter permease/ATP-binding protein translates to MSAILRRPRGLVAVVFLVLLTLACVFAPLLTRFGPLEQHIETVRGLPSGTYWLGTDILGRDLFSRILYGGRSSLLGVVEAIVAHLVVAVPLGLVAGYFGGLADRVIMRLAELLMSIPAIMILLAVLAIFGNSLPVAMIALGVLSSGGLMRLVRGAALVAREELYVTAAELMGLSRFQVMVRHVLGRCRGVIIVQTSLFAAIALGVQTGLTFLGLGPQPPAPTWGGMVAEAASVFSQDPWMLVPPGTVIALTVLAFGVLGDVVRDATSERRSAAGAGRTRRRASRPATAAEPSTALLSVQGLSVAVGGESSLRLLDDVSFDIAAGQVVGLVGESGSGKSMTARALIGLLPTNCLVESGHVVFDGKTLDEGSFRAVRGREIAMISQEPMAALDPSFRIGSLVGEVVRAVEGLRGRAQRDRVVELLTMVEIPDAAEVARRYPHQISGGMAQRVAIAMALAGRPRLLIADEPTTALDVTVQADILDLLRRLQQENGMAVLLVSHNLGVIADMCSTVLVMYAGQVVEQAPVDNLFALPAHPYAAALLASSPEKAGIGQPIRAIPGTVPAPDEWPSGCRFANRCELAQPACRAEAIPLIDVSGVHRSRCIRVPVLLEQEAAQ, encoded by the coding sequence ATGAGCGCGATCCTGCGCCGTCCGCGCGGCCTCGTCGCGGTCGTGTTCCTGGTCCTGCTGACGCTCGCGTGCGTGTTCGCGCCGCTGCTCACCCGGTTCGGCCCGCTGGAACAGCACATCGAGACGGTCCGCGGGCTGCCGTCGGGCACCTACTGGCTCGGCACCGACATCCTCGGGCGCGATCTGTTCAGCCGGATCCTCTACGGCGGCCGGTCGTCGCTGCTCGGCGTGGTGGAAGCGATCGTGGCCCACCTGGTCGTCGCGGTGCCGCTCGGTCTGGTGGCCGGCTATTTCGGTGGGCTCGCCGACCGCGTGATCATGCGCCTGGCCGAGCTGCTGATGTCGATCCCGGCGATCATGATCCTGCTGGCCGTCCTGGCGATCTTCGGCAACAGCCTGCCGGTGGCCATGATCGCGCTCGGCGTCCTGAGCTCCGGCGGGCTGATGCGCCTGGTCCGTGGGGCCGCGCTGGTCGCCCGGGAGGAGCTGTACGTCACCGCGGCCGAGCTGATGGGCCTCTCCCGCTTCCAGGTGATGGTCCGGCACGTCCTGGGCCGCTGCCGGGGCGTCATCATCGTTCAGACGTCGCTGTTCGCGGCGATCGCGCTGGGCGTGCAGACCGGCCTCACGTTCCTCGGCCTCGGCCCCCAGCCGCCCGCGCCGACCTGGGGCGGGATGGTCGCCGAAGCCGCCTCGGTGTTCAGCCAGGACCCGTGGATGCTGGTGCCGCCCGGCACCGTCATCGCGCTCACCGTGCTGGCGTTCGGTGTCCTCGGTGACGTCGTCCGGGACGCGACCTCGGAGCGCCGGTCGGCGGCCGGCGCGGGCCGGACCCGCCGCCGGGCCTCCCGGCCCGCGACCGCGGCCGAGCCGTCGACCGCGCTGCTCTCGGTGCAGGGCCTGTCGGTGGCCGTCGGCGGTGAGTCCTCCCTGCGCCTGCTGGACGACGTGAGCTTCGACATCGCCGCCGGGCAGGTGGTCGGGCTGGTCGGCGAGTCGGGCAGCGGCAAGAGCATGACCGCGCGGGCCCTGATCGGCCTGCTGCCCACCAACTGCCTGGTCGAGTCCGGCCACGTCGTGTTCGACGGAAAGACGCTCGACGAGGGCAGCTTCCGGGCGGTCCGCGGCCGCGAGATCGCGATGATCTCCCAGGAGCCGATGGCCGCGCTCGACCCCTCGTTCCGGATCGGGTCGCTGGTCGGCGAGGTCGTCCGGGCGGTGGAGGGGCTGCGCGGCCGGGCGCAGCGGGACCGCGTCGTCGAGCTGCTGACGATGGTCGAGATCCCGGACGCGGCCGAGGTCGCGCGCCGGTACCCGCACCAGATCTCGGGCGGGATGGCCCAGCGGGTCGCGATCGCGATGGCGCTGGCCGGCCGCCCGCGGCTGCTGATCGCCGACGAACCGACGACCGCGCTCGACGTCACGGTCCAGGCCGACATCCTCGACCTGCTGCGCCGCCTGCAGCAGGAGAACGGGATGGCGGTGCTGCTGGTCAGCCACAACCTGGGCGTGATCGCCGACATGTGCTCGACGGTGCTCGTGATGTACGCCGGGCAGGTCGTCGAGCAGGCTCCGGTCGACAACCTGTTCGCGCTGCCCGCTCACCCGTACGCGGCCGCGCTGCTGGCGTCGAGCCCGGAGAAGGCCGGGATCGGGCAGCCGATCCGGGCCATCCCGGGCACGGTACCGGCCCCGGACGAGTGGCCGTCCGGCTGCCGGTTCGCCAACCGCTGCGAGCTGGCCCAACCGGCCTGCCGGGCCGAGGCCATCCCGCTCATCGACGTCAGCGGCGTCCACCGGTCCCGGTGCATCCGGGTCCCGGTGCTGCTCGAACAGGAGGCCGCCCAATGA
- a CDS encoding CaiB/BaiF CoA transferase family protein, with protein MTAGQKPLRGRVVLDLTTALAGPYATLLLAGLGATVIKIENPATGGDSSRNNAPYLGEGGLRPDRGSAEDMSVSVIARARNKQSITLNLKQSAARAVFLELVEHADIVVENYAAGTADRLGIGHEACKQVNPRIIYASISGFGAQGAPGSGKAMDSIIQALSGVMFTSGEPDSDPVRVGLPVADLLAPLFAVIGVLSAVIEVEQGGTGQQVDVSMLGALTSLLSIEPFDAFEQLGLPTRTGRTLPRLAPFGLFPAADGWVALCAPTDTFAAGVFRALGTPELADDPRFRTRDRRVGNATDLHAQIDEWTSKHTTEEIVALLAEQGVPAAPVREPADAIHDDLVRQRGEVVDLEHPDYGATARVSGPGLPIRFSESAAGFDRPAPRLGEHTDEILRTLLGYDAEQIAALRQNGAL; from the coding sequence ATGACGGCCGGGCAGAAGCCGCTGCGTGGCCGGGTCGTGCTCGACCTGACGACCGCGCTGGCCGGCCCCTACGCCACGCTGCTGCTGGCCGGTCTGGGCGCGACCGTGATCAAGATCGAGAACCCGGCCACCGGCGGTGACAGCTCGCGCAACAACGCCCCCTACCTGGGGGAGGGCGGGCTGCGTCCGGACCGGGGGAGCGCCGAGGACATGTCGGTCTCGGTGATCGCCCGGGCCCGCAACAAGCAGAGCATCACGCTCAACCTCAAGCAGTCCGCGGCCAGGGCGGTCTTCCTCGAGCTCGTCGAGCACGCCGACATCGTGGTCGAGAACTACGCGGCCGGCACCGCCGACCGGCTCGGCATCGGGCACGAGGCCTGCAAGCAGGTCAACCCGCGGATCATCTACGCGTCGATCAGCGGGTTCGGCGCCCAGGGTGCGCCCGGCTCGGGCAAGGCCATGGACTCGATCATCCAGGCGCTGTCCGGCGTGATGTTCACGTCCGGGGAGCCGGACAGCGACCCGGTGCGGGTCGGGCTGCCGGTCGCCGACCTGCTGGCCCCGCTGTTCGCGGTGATCGGGGTGCTGTCGGCGGTCATCGAGGTCGAGCAGGGCGGTACCGGTCAGCAGGTCGACGTCTCGATGCTCGGCGCGCTCACGTCGCTGCTGTCGATCGAGCCGTTCGACGCGTTCGAGCAGCTGGGCCTGCCGACCCGGACCGGCCGGACGCTCCCTCGCCTGGCGCCGTTCGGCCTGTTCCCGGCGGCCGACGGGTGGGTCGCGCTGTGCGCGCCCACCGACACGTTCGCCGCCGGGGTGTTCCGCGCGCTCGGGACCCCGGAGCTGGCCGACGACCCGCGCTTCCGGACCCGCGACCGCCGGGTCGGCAACGCCACCGACCTGCACGCCCAGATCGACGAGTGGACCAGCAAGCACACCACCGAGGAGATCGTGGCCCTGCTCGCCGAGCAGGGCGTTCCCGCGGCCCCGGTCCGGGAGCCGGCCGACGCGATCCACGACGACCTCGTGCGGCAGCGCGGCGAGGTCGTCGACCTCGAGCACCCGGACTACGGGGCCACCGCCCGGGTGTCCGGTCCGGGCCTGCCGATCCGGTTCTCGGAGTCGGCGGCCGGCTTCGACCGGCCCGCGCCCCGGCTGGGCGAGCACACCGACGAGATCCTGCGCACGCTGCTGGGGTACGACGCCGAGCAGATCGCCGCCCTGCGGCAGAACGGCGCCCTGTGA
- a CDS encoding alpha/beta hydrolase domain-containing protein codes for MTVTSLTLLGTTALQAGYREQEYLVSGFADEWIYDAWGEPERGLAGVPYTSRFLLRRPADDGRFTGVLQVEPLHPEYDAALSWQVLHPWIQRTGAAWAGVTQDYRLAEWLRDEVDPARYGELSIPIPNLRYEIVADVAEALRTNRLGAWGPQGQVDRAYLSGWSMTGSFGRVFLGDGFHRRRRVASGAPVFDGYVIGISSGGAERAGYPGLSDEWDVPAEDPRRVIGGHDVPVVELLSELESETHRAMLRPDSDADDDRYRLYQVAGTSHDSLGPRPEPDRLVPIVEQPSEARLDLVARAVFARLDEWVRDGVRPPTADRFSFDADGNLARDADGNVLGGIRTPWIAEPLARYAPHSTPAVTTVAAAPWSPVADPALMAFLRGHRTPLDPSVVRSRYPSAEDYLTRYAARCRALADEGFLLDDDIETLLATAREQLLECSRALS; via the coding sequence GTGACCGTCACCTCGCTGACGCTGCTCGGCACCACCGCGCTCCAGGCGGGCTACCGCGAGCAGGAGTATCTGGTCAGCGGGTTCGCCGACGAGTGGATCTACGACGCCTGGGGTGAGCCCGAACGCGGGCTGGCCGGCGTGCCCTACACGTCGAGGTTCCTGCTCCGCCGTCCGGCGGACGACGGCCGGTTCACCGGGGTGCTCCAGGTGGAGCCGCTCCACCCGGAGTACGACGCCGCGCTGAGCTGGCAGGTCCTGCATCCCTGGATCCAGCGCACCGGTGCGGCCTGGGCCGGCGTCACCCAGGACTACCGGCTGGCCGAGTGGCTCCGCGACGAGGTCGACCCGGCCCGGTACGGCGAACTGTCGATCCCGATCCCGAACCTGCGGTACGAGATCGTCGCCGACGTCGCCGAGGCCCTCCGGACCAACCGGCTCGGGGCCTGGGGCCCGCAGGGCCAGGTCGACCGCGCGTACCTGTCCGGCTGGTCGATGACCGGGAGCTTCGGCCGGGTGTTCCTCGGCGACGGCTTCCACCGGCGCCGTCGCGTCGCGTCCGGCGCACCGGTCTTCGACGGGTACGTCATCGGCATCTCGTCCGGCGGTGCGGAACGGGCCGGCTACCCGGGCCTGTCCGACGAGTGGGACGTGCCGGCCGAGGACCCCCGGCGGGTGATCGGCGGGCACGACGTCCCGGTCGTGGAGCTGCTCAGCGAGCTCGAGTCCGAGACCCACCGGGCGATGCTCCGGCCCGACAGCGACGCCGACGACGACCGCTACCGGCTCTACCAGGTGGCCGGCACCTCGCACGACTCGCTCGGCCCGCGTCCGGAGCCCGACCGGCTCGTGCCGATCGTGGAGCAGCCCAGCGAGGCCCGGCTGGACCTCGTCGCCCGCGCGGTCTTCGCCCGGCTCGACGAGTGGGTCCGAGACGGCGTCCGGCCGCCGACCGCCGACCGGTTCTCGTTCGACGCGGACGGGAACCTGGCCCGGGACGCCGACGGCAACGTGCTCGGCGGTATCCGCACCCCGTGGATCGCCGAGCCGCTGGCCCGGTACGCCCCGCACAGCACGCCCGCGGTCACCACGGTGGCGGCGGCCCCGTGGTCCCCGGTCGCCGACCCGGCGCTGATGGCCTTCCTCCGCGGCCACCGGACGCCGCTCGACCCGTCGGTCGTCCGGAGCCGCTACCCGTCGGCCGAGGACTACCTGACCCGGTACGCGGCGCGCTGCCGCGCCCTGGCCGACGAGGGGTTCCTGCTCGACGACGACATCGAGACGCTCCTGGCCACCGCTCGCGAACAACTTCTGGAGTGCTCCCGTGCCCTATCTTGA
- a CDS encoding 2-hydroxyacyl-CoA dehydratase family protein: protein MTALATLDEAYTDRYARARSWREQGGTVVGYVGADVPVELITAAGALPVRLAGRPGRPVGRAVDYLGSGVDAATLSLFAGLLDDAPPIDLLLVSHDREASLQLFYALREIRRLGLEPQLPETWLVDVLHLPHRSTAAYNLVRLRELRTRLQRFLGVSIDADALAAAVTAHDRIRTAWRELAALRGDERRALTGVEALTVIGAGGTLPADEYEPLVRRALDELAGREPRPGVPLVVTGSAHDEPGVYRDLEDDGWLVVVEDHDCGNAAGGPEMTPTLEGLAEWYQNRVVTESAAAAVARTSAQGVLSYVRKHDDGPLWDFRGIDATVPVPAALVSAQDYGAVDLAAVRAGLKTVGDRR, encoded by the coding sequence GTGACCGCTCTCGCCACCCTCGACGAGGCCTACACCGATCGGTACGCCCGGGCCCGGTCCTGGCGCGAGCAGGGCGGGACCGTCGTCGGGTACGTCGGGGCCGACGTGCCGGTCGAGCTGATCACCGCGGCCGGTGCGCTCCCGGTCCGGCTCGCCGGTCGTCCCGGGCGGCCGGTCGGCCGCGCGGTCGACTACCTGGGCTCCGGCGTCGACGCGGCCACGCTGAGCCTGTTCGCCGGGCTGCTCGACGATGCCCCGCCGATCGACCTGCTGCTGGTCTCGCACGACCGTGAGGCCTCCCTCCAGCTGTTCTACGCGCTCCGCGAGATCCGCCGGCTGGGGCTGGAGCCCCAGTTGCCCGAGACCTGGCTCGTCGACGTGCTGCACCTGCCGCACCGCAGCACGGCCGCCTACAACCTGGTGCGCCTGCGGGAGCTCCGCACCCGCCTGCAGCGGTTCCTCGGCGTGTCGATCGACGCCGACGCGCTGGCCGCGGCCGTCACGGCGCACGACCGGATCCGCACCGCCTGGCGGGAGCTGGCCGCGCTCCGGGGCGACGAGCGGCGCGCGCTGACCGGGGTCGAGGCGCTCACCGTGATCGGCGCGGGCGGCACCCTGCCGGCCGACGAGTACGAGCCGCTGGTGCGGCGGGCACTCGACGAGCTGGCCGGCCGGGAGCCGCGGCCGGGCGTCCCCCTGGTGGTGACCGGCAGCGCGCACGACGAGCCCGGGGTCTACCGCGACCTGGAGGACGACGGGTGGCTGGTCGTGGTCGAAGACCACGACTGCGGCAACGCGGCGGGCGGGCCGGAGATGACGCCGACGCTCGAAGGCCTGGCCGAGTGGTACCAGAACCGGGTGGTCACCGAGTCCGCGGCCGCCGCGGTGGCTCGGACCAGTGCCCAGGGCGTCCTCAGCTACGTGCGGAAACACGACGACGGTCCGCTGTGGGACTTCCGCGGGATCGACGCCACCGTCCCGGTGCCGGCCGCGCTGGTGAGCGCTCAGGACTACGGCGCGGTCGACCTGGCGGCCGTCCGCGCCGGACTGAAGACCGTAGGAGACCGACGATGA
- a CDS encoding ABC transporter substrate-binding protein, giving the protein MPTLHRYKFLAATVASAMALTLTACTNDSSSSSSGGTTSELNLQFVGVPISLNPALAGNGGSTVYTALAYDSLIHLSNDGKLEPDLAESWKYVGTGNKVFELTLRSGVKFTDGKPLTADAAVASMQYFLKAGGPLVPSVGAIDKVEATGPLTVRVTYKQPNPDAAGTMEQYHGIGTLIGPDGLANPQSLLTKSDGTGAYAYDNAGSVAGSRYSYTKNPNYFNPKAQRFSKVSVRVIGDPQAVLSAVRTGQVDYASGNDSTADAAKAAGLKIVKAPFFNWELILGDTKGTISKPLADPRVRQAIGYAINRDALSKAFNADFTKPSTQQLIEGADGYDQSIGYTYDLQKAKSLMAAAGYSKGFPLEILTESVLDRNTTYSQAIADALKAIGITVKLKVISTTVPQFIGEATSKKYAAAIWPSAGPNMFQNYSQVSGGLFNPFGHQDAQLDGIMQRASAADGSERTGLYQQASKRFQELAWLIPVIATENVYYVNSKLEGVSASVGNPNPMPIGPTPDLSWRKA; this is encoded by the coding sequence ATGCCGACTCTTCACCGCTACAAATTTCTTGCGGCGACGGTGGCCAGTGCGATGGCGCTGACGCTGACCGCGTGCACGAACGACAGCTCGTCGTCGTCCAGCGGCGGCACCACCTCGGAACTCAACCTGCAGTTCGTCGGGGTACCGATCAGCCTCAACCCGGCCCTGGCCGGCAACGGCGGCTCGACCGTCTACACCGCGCTCGCCTACGACTCGCTGATCCACCTGAGCAACGACGGCAAGCTGGAGCCCGACCTCGCGGAGTCGTGGAAGTACGTCGGCACCGGCAACAAGGTCTTCGAGCTCACGCTCCGGTCCGGCGTCAAGTTCACCGACGGCAAGCCGCTGACCGCCGACGCCGCGGTCGCGTCGATGCAGTACTTCCTCAAGGCCGGCGGCCCGCTGGTGCCGTCGGTCGGAGCCATCGACAAGGTCGAGGCGACCGGGCCGCTGACCGTCCGGGTCACCTACAAGCAGCCCAACCCCGACGCGGCCGGGACGATGGAGCAGTACCACGGCATCGGCACGCTGATCGGCCCGGACGGCCTGGCCAACCCCCAGAGCCTGCTCACCAAGAGCGACGGCACCGGGGCCTACGCCTACGACAACGCCGGGTCGGTCGCCGGCAGCCGGTACAGCTACACGAAGAACCCGAACTACTTCAACCCGAAGGCCCAGCGCTTCTCCAAGGTGTCGGTCCGGGTGATCGGCGACCCGCAGGCCGTCCTCTCCGCGGTGCGGACGGGCCAGGTCGACTACGCCTCCGGCAACGACTCGACCGCCGACGCGGCCAAGGCGGCCGGCCTGAAGATCGTCAAGGCGCCGTTCTTCAACTGGGAACTGATCCTGGGCGACACGAAGGGCACGATCAGCAAGCCGCTGGCCGACCCGCGGGTCCGGCAGGCGATCGGGTACGCGATCAACCGCGACGCGCTCTCCAAGGCGTTCAACGCCGACTTCACCAAGCCGAGCACGCAGCAGCTCATCGAGGGTGCCGACGGCTACGACCAGAGCATCGGCTACACCTACGACCTGCAGAAGGCCAAGTCGCTGATGGCCGCGGCCGGGTACTCGAAGGGCTTCCCGCTCGAGATCCTCACCGAGTCCGTGCTCGACCGGAACACGACCTACTCGCAGGCGATCGCCGACGCGCTCAAGGCCATCGGTATCACGGTCAAGTTGAAGGTCATCTCGACCACCGTTCCCCAGTTCATCGGGGAGGCCACGAGCAAGAAGTACGCGGCCGCGATCTGGCCGAGCGCCGGCCCGAACATGTTCCAGAACTACAGCCAGGTCTCCGGCGGTCTGTTCAACCCGTTCGGCCACCAGGACGCACAGCTCGACGGCATCATGCAGCGGGCCTCGGCGGCCGACGGGTCGGAACGCACCGGGCTGTACCAGCAGGCCTCCAAGCGCTTCCAGGAGCTGGCCTGGCTGATCCCGGTCATCGCGACCGAGAACGTCTACTACGTCAACAGCAAGCTCGAGGGCGTCTCGGCGTCGGTGGGCAACCCGAACCCGATGCCGATCGGTCCGACGCCCGACCTCTCCTGGCGTAAGGCCTAG
- a CDS encoding oligopeptide/dipeptide ABC transporter ATP-binding protein, which translates to MSADPVSTDDTLLRVEQLQVDYPTARRRTFRAVDAVDLTIRAGETLGLVGESGSGKSTIAKAILGIAPVSAGVISFDGTALDPKRVRRRKPVTDIQAVFQDPTSSLDPSKTVGYTVAEPLLAQHRRAGRTVPPAEVREQVATMLGQVGLGAAAAARYPAQFSGGQRQRIAIARALIVDPRLVICDEAVSALDLSIQAQILNLLSDVRSERGISYLFISHDLQVVEHLADTVVVLYRGRVMESGPAAVIHRSPEHPYTRALLAASPVADPKLQRERRAAREVYRGAPARAGALGESCPFRHRCPFAIPRCAEERPALRPSGAGGQVACHRAGELPALPTGVVA; encoded by the coding sequence ATGAGCGCCGACCCAGTGAGCACGGACGACACGCTGCTCCGCGTCGAGCAGTTGCAGGTCGACTACCCGACCGCGCGGCGACGCACGTTCCGGGCCGTCGACGCGGTGGACCTCACGATCCGGGCCGGCGAGACGCTCGGCCTGGTCGGCGAGTCGGGCTCCGGCAAGTCGACGATCGCCAAGGCGATCCTCGGCATCGCGCCGGTCTCGGCCGGCGTGATCAGCTTCGACGGCACGGCGCTGGACCCGAAGCGCGTCCGCAGGCGCAAGCCGGTCACCGACATCCAGGCGGTGTTCCAGGACCCGACCAGCTCGCTCGACCCGAGCAAGACCGTGGGGTACACGGTCGCCGAGCCGCTGCTGGCCCAGCACCGCCGGGCCGGGCGGACGGTGCCGCCGGCCGAGGTCCGCGAGCAGGTCGCGACGATGCTCGGGCAGGTCGGCCTCGGCGCCGCGGCCGCCGCCCGCTACCCGGCCCAGTTCTCCGGCGGCCAGCGTCAGCGCATCGCGATCGCCCGGGCGCTGATCGTCGACCCCCGGCTGGTCATCTGCGACGAGGCGGTCAGCGCCCTCGACCTGTCGATCCAGGCGCAGATCCTCAACCTGCTCAGCGACGTCCGGTCGGAGCGCGGGATCAGCTACCTGTTCATCTCGCACGACCTGCAGGTCGTCGAGCACCTCGCCGACACCGTCGTCGTGCTCTACCGAGGCCGGGTCATGGAGTCCGGTCCGGCCGCGGTGATCCACCGCAGCCCCGAGCATCCGTACACCCGCGCGCTGCTGGCCGCCTCGCCGGTGGCCGACCCGAAGCTCCAGCGCGAGCGCCGGGCGGCCCGGGAGGTCTACCGCGGTGCGCCGGCGCGGGCCGGCGCGCTGGGGGAGAGCTGCCCGTTCCGGCACCGGTGCCCGTTCGCGATCCCGCGCTGCGCCGAGGAGCGTCCGGCGCTGCGGCCGTCCGGCGCTGGTGGGCAGGTCGCCTGCCACCGCGCCGGCGAGCTGCCCGCGCTGCCGACCGGGGTGGTCGCGTGA